In Bacteroidota bacterium, a single window of DNA contains:
- the asnB gene encoding asparagine synthase (glutamine-hydrolyzing): MCGINGIYYFTSGTVEEQVIKEMNNAIVHRGPDNSGVFVKDQVGFGHVRLSIIDLSESGNQPMFSADNRFVLIFNGEIYNYQKIKSLLADYPFKTSTDSEVLLAAYAKWGKQMLEHLEGMFAFAIFDKADNSLFIARDRLGIKPIYYYRTNNYIIFSSEIRGLIASKLFTPQLDKNMLSTFFRSGTIAGDDTLLKEVKMLSPASFAQISGNAMTIQNYWAPALETNTEISYAHAKKEVRELFLQAVEKRLVADVPFGAFLSGGIDSTAVTAAMSTCLSGASNTFNICFAEAAFSESYYAKQVAKRFGTHHTEIKLSPNLFLEEIDHILQSYDHPSVDGANTYIVSQATRKAGITMALSGLGGDELFGGYPVFKQLQPTLQKLHKLPTPLRKVGSLLLKANPKVRNKKMGDLLALNNPDEAQVYETFRSIMSKRDCMRLTGNIQAIVNPKFFTQKCGTIDKITLAEYYHYLQPVLLRDTDQMSMKHALEVRVPFLDHKLVEFVLTLPDAYKTKTAVQKSLLVESLHDLLPSEIIHRKKMGFVLPWEQWLKNELATYVQDAIQTLQSTHLLNAKEWQSAFDDFKRGRQSYNWNIFWGLIVLTKWLKNNKISSN, translated from the coding sequence ATGTGCGGAATAAACGGAATATATTACTTCACTTCAGGTACTGTCGAAGAGCAGGTCATAAAAGAAATGAACAATGCGATTGTTCACAGAGGACCGGACAATAGTGGCGTATTTGTAAAAGACCAAGTTGGATTTGGACATGTCCGGCTTTCCATCATCGATTTGAGCGAATCCGGCAATCAACCTATGTTCAGCGCTGACAATAGGTTTGTTTTAATATTTAATGGTGAAATCTACAATTACCAAAAAATCAAATCTCTTCTTGCGGACTACCCTTTCAAAACATCGACCGACTCTGAAGTATTGTTAGCAGCATACGCCAAATGGGGAAAACAAATGTTGGAACACCTTGAAGGAATGTTTGCATTTGCCATTTTTGACAAAGCCGACAACAGTCTCTTCATTGCTCGCGATAGACTGGGAATCAAACCTATATACTACTACCGAACCAATAACTACATCATTTTCTCATCTGAAATCAGAGGCTTGATTGCGAGCAAGCTTTTTACACCACAGTTAGACAAAAATATGTTGAGTACCTTTTTCCGTTCAGGCACCATTGCCGGAGACGATACTTTACTCAAAGAAGTAAAGATGCTCAGCCCCGCCTCTTTCGCTCAAATTTCCGGTAATGCAATGACCATCCAAAACTATTGGGCTCCAGCATTGGAAACCAATACTGAAATCAGCTATGCACACGCCAAGAAAGAAGTGCGCGAACTTTTTTTGCAAGCAGTAGAGAAACGCTTGGTGGCAGATGTTCCCTTCGGGGCATTCCTTTCGGGTGGCATTGACTCAACAGCTGTTACTGCAGCTATGAGCACTTGTTTGTCGGGAGCATCTAACACATTCAATATCTGTTTTGCAGAAGCCGCTTTTTCCGAATCCTATTACGCCAAACAAGTAGCCAAAAGATTTGGCACACATCACACTGAAATCAAATTAAGTCCAAATCTGTTTCTGGAAGAAATTGATCATATTCTGCAATCATACGACCATCCGAGTGTTGACGGTGCTAACACCTATATAGTCTCGCAAGCAACACGCAAAGCGGGAATTACCATGGCACTTTCAGGTTTAGGAGGAGATGAGTTATTTGGAGGATATCCGGTTTTCAAACAATTACAACCCACATTGCAAAAACTGCATAAGCTCCCTACCCCATTGCGCAAAGTCGGAAGTCTGCTGCTCAAAGCCAATCCTAAAGTAAGAAATAAAAAAATGGGAGACTTGCTCGCTCTTAACAACCCTGACGAAGCGCAAGTCTATGAGACATTTAGAAGTATAATGAGCAAACGCGATTGTATGCGACTTACCGGAAATATTCAGGCAATTGTCAACCCTAAATTTTTTACTCAAAAATGTGGCACTATTGACAAGATTACACTTGCTGAATATTACCATTATTTACAACCGGTTTTGTTGCGCGACACCGACCAAATGAGTATGAAACATGCGCTGGAAGTAAGAGTACCTTTCCTTGACCATAAATTAGTGGAATTTGTGCTTACATTACCGGATGCTTATAAGACAAAAACGGCTGTCCAAAAATCTTTGCTGGTAGAATCTCTGCATGACCTACTGCCCTCTGAAATCATCCACAGAAAGAAAATGGGCTTTGTACTCCCTTGGGAACAATGGCTCAAGAATGAACTTGCAACGTATGTCCAAGATGCGATTCAAACGCTGCAATCAACCCATTTGCTGAATGCAAAGGAATGGCAATCAGCCTTTGATGATTTTAAAAGAGGAAGACAAAGCTATAATTGGAATATTTTCTGGGGGCTGATAGTGCTTACAAAGTGGCTGAAAAACAACAAAATAAGCTCGAATTAA
- a CDS encoding phosphatase PAP2 family protein translates to MTPTLKSSVRNPFFFFFIVCQLIGWTWYWVVGKEQTFYTINGFGGQVTDLFFFSMTQLGEWPMIVFVIASVWLKFRPQTLNIMLVFASNALTSFILKNFVFTNTPRPAQYFIDKIATVHFSPYQTMNYWQSFPSGHTYTAFAGLFFLALLVNKSSVYVLCFVLALLAGISRIYNGMHFTEDVLTGALLGVINTLLVVLLVPPIKSWSNNRGMQS, encoded by the coding sequence ATGACACCTACGCTCAAAAGCTCTGTACGCAATCCTTTTTTTTTCTTTTTCATTGTTTGTCAGCTCATTGGATGGACATGGTATTGGGTTGTGGGCAAAGAACAAACATTTTATACAATCAATGGATTTGGTGGACAAGTAACAGATTTATTTTTCTTCTCTATGACTCAATTGGGCGAATGGCCTATGATTGTATTTGTTATCGCCTCTGTTTGGTTAAAATTTCGCCCACAAACACTAAATATTATGCTCGTTTTTGCCTCGAATGCCCTTACCTCTTTTATACTAAAAAATTTTGTGTTTACCAACACTCCACGTCCTGCACAGTATTTTATTGACAAAATTGCAACAGTACACTTTTCTCCCTACCAGACTATGAACTATTGGCAGTCATTCCCGTCCGGTCACACTTACACAGCATTTGCAGGATTGTTCTTTTTGGCTTTATTGGTTAATAAATCAAGCGTTTATGTACTTTGTTTTGTGTTAGCACTATTAGCAGGAATTTCGAGAATATATAATGGAATGCACTTTACAGAAGATGTATTGACCGGTGCTTTGTTAGGCGTAATCAATACTTTATTAGTAGTATTATTAGTTCCGCCCATTAAATCATGGAGCAATAATAGAGGAATGCAATCTTGA
- a CDS encoding START-like domain-containing protein yields the protein MSERVKLEMEFLINSAPAVLYNYISTASGLSEWFADKVTVKGSDSMFFLWNDEGEREARILKKVLNKLIRLTWLDDNKSEYWEMEIRKGELTEDILLYVTEFVDSGEEDEIRELWSSQIDDLKELLGVN from the coding sequence ATGAGCGAAAGAGTAAAACTAGAAATGGAATTTTTGATTAATTCAGCTCCGGCAGTATTGTATAATTACATCAGTACTGCTTCCGGTTTGTCCGAATGGTTTGCAGACAAAGTAACAGTCAAAGGCTCAGATTCTATGTTTTTTTTGTGGAATGATGAAGGCGAAAGAGAGGCTAGAATATTGAAAAAAGTTCTCAATAAGTTGATAAGATTGACTTGGTTAGATGATAATAAATCGGAGTATTGGGAAATGGAAATCCGCAAAGGGGAGTTAACCGAAGATATTCTGCTGTACGTTACTGAGTTTGTAGATTCCGGTGAAGAGGATGAAATCAGAGAGCTGTGGTCTAGTCAAATTGATGATTTAAAAGAATTGCTGGGAGTTAATTAG
- a CDS encoding LptF/LptG family permease: protein MKKLNTLILKSFIGPFVATFCISMFLFLMQFLWKYIDEFVGKGLEWHVFARLLFFAMADLIPFALPLAVLLSSIMTYGNLAETSELVAIKAAGISLRKALTPSFVVMIFLSLLTFYSSNIIIPKANLEFKTLLWDVREKKPAFNIKEGVFYSEIENFSIKVSKKESDNQTVRNIIIYEKQPDNPMLNVIRAEWGVMKLADNERALLFTLYNGVRYEEMTGSQDYYRTRPHNIMKFAKQVMAFDLSQLDLKKTEKDLYKGNYRFLNIVELKNEIDSLNKDILLSRQLYAKYVKPYFGLYNVNYTGRDSSTGLSEATIIENFPKGKQSNLINTAMENVRNIKSMVESNQSSLSEQNTEVLKYEVERQKKYTLAAVILVLFFLAAPLGAIIRRGGLGMPMVVSILFFILYYVINMIGEKMAREGIVNVWFGTWLSTLALFPIAAWIYYKAAQDAALFEGGFFNNLANKLRFRKKTHTT, encoded by the coding sequence TTGAAAAAGTTAAATACACTGATTCTCAAATCGTTTATAGGTCCCTTTGTGGCTACCTTTTGTATTTCGATGTTCCTTTTTCTCATGCAATTTCTGTGGAAGTATATTGATGAATTTGTGGGGAAAGGTCTTGAATGGCATGTGTTTGCAAGACTTCTGTTTTTTGCAATGGCAGATTTGATTCCGTTTGCGCTGCCTTTGGCGGTGTTACTGTCTTCTATTATGACTTATGGAAACCTGGCTGAAACTTCGGAATTAGTTGCCATCAAAGCTGCCGGAATTTCGCTCAGAAAAGCACTTACACCCAGTTTCGTTGTGATGATTTTTCTTTCCTTACTTACCTTTTATTCTTCCAATATTATTATCCCCAAGGCTAATCTAGAGTTCAAAACATTGCTTTGGGATGTACGCGAAAAAAAACCTGCATTTAATATTAAGGAAGGGGTGTTCTATAGCGAGATTGAAAATTTTTCAATAAAGGTCTCAAAAAAAGAGAGTGACAATCAAACTGTTCGAAATATCATTATTTATGAAAAACAACCGGATAACCCCATGTTAAATGTAATACGTGCAGAATGGGGTGTGATGAAGTTAGCGGATAATGAACGCGCGCTGTTGTTCACGCTTTATAATGGTGTTAGATATGAAGAAATGACCGGTTCACAAGACTATTATAGAACCCGCCCACACAACATTATGAAATTCGCAAAGCAAGTGATGGCGTTTGACCTGTCTCAATTAGATCTCAAAAAGACCGAAAAAGACCTTTACAAGGGTAATTACAGATTTTTAAACATTGTTGAACTCAAAAATGAGATTGATTCATTAAACAAAGATATTTTGCTAAGCCGACAACTATATGCTAAATATGTGAAACCATATTTTGGATTGTATAACGTCAATTACACAGGCAGGGACTCATCTACCGGACTAAGTGAAGCCACAATCATCGAAAATTTTCCAAAAGGCAAACAGAGTAATCTTATTAATACCGCCATGGAGAATGTTCGCAATATCAAAAGTATGGTTGAATCTAATCAGAGCAGTTTGTCCGAACAAAATACCGAAGTGCTGAAATATGAGGTAGAGCGACAAAAGAAGTACACTTTGGCAGCTGTTATACTCGTGTTGTTTTTTCTTGCCGCACCTTTAGGGGCAATAATCAGAAGGGGAGGGCTGGGTATGCCCATGGTGGTTTCTATTCTGTTTTTTATACTTTATTATGTGATTAATATGATTGGTGAAAAAATGGCGAGGGAGGGTATTGTGAATGTATGGTTTGGAACATGGCTCTCTACGTTGGCATTATTTCCGATTGCAGCTTGGATTTATTATAAAGCTGCACAAGATGCAGCACTTTTTGAGGGTGGTTTCTTCAATAATTTAGCCAATAAACTGCGTTTTAGAAAAAAAACTCATACAACTTGA
- a CDS encoding glycosyltransferase — protein sequence MKILILYTEIAQYVTASLRFFLQQQKQAEIHLIKYPVNVEAPFEFENEQQLHFYNRKDFNKTTLASFVQELSPDAILCSGWIDKDYLAVCRLFYKKIPVVLVMDNHWKGIFKQRILSLVAPLTIHRTFNKTWVPGLPQKDYALQIGFKENQIKTGYYCGDTVLFGKFNQESKEAKSLGFPKRFICVARYIPAKGLENLWAAFAQLKEAGELKEWELWCLGTGEGFDNRIKHPSIQHIGFVQPADMGKYLKDCSFFILPSLFEPWAVVAHEFAAAGFPLLLSSAVGAASAFLEEGKNGYTFLPGNIDMLKEKLLQMAAMSQEQYNTMSAHSVYLSQKINPEGWSQTLLQLITQAPCAE from the coding sequence GTGAAAATCCTCATTCTCTATACCGAAATTGCACAGTACGTTACAGCATCATTACGCTTTTTTCTTCAACAGCAAAAGCAAGCAGAGATTCATCTGATTAAATATCCTGTGAATGTAGAAGCCCCTTTTGAGTTTGAAAATGAGCAACAACTGCATTTTTACAACAGAAAGGATTTTAATAAAACCACTTTGGCATCGTTTGTCCAAGAACTTTCGCCCGATGCAATCCTATGTTCCGGATGGATAGACAAAGACTACCTTGCAGTTTGCCGTCTATTTTACAAAAAAATCCCGGTTGTGTTGGTGATGGACAATCATTGGAAAGGAATTTTCAAACAACGTATTTTGAGTCTTGTCGCACCCTTAACTATCCACCGAACATTTAACAAAACATGGGTACCGGGTTTACCCCAAAAAGACTATGCCTTGCAAATCGGCTTCAAAGAGAATCAAATCAAGACCGGTTATTATTGTGGCGATACAGTACTTTTTGGCAAATTTAATCAGGAATCTAAGGAGGCTAAGTCGCTTGGTTTTCCCAAAAGATTTATTTGTGTGGCACGTTATATTCCTGCAAAAGGTTTAGAAAACTTATGGGCAGCATTTGCACAACTGAAAGAAGCAGGCGAATTAAAAGAATGGGAATTATGGTGCTTGGGCACAGGCGAAGGTTTTGATAACAGAATAAAACATCCAAGCATTCAACACATCGGTTTTGTACAACCAGCAGACATGGGAAAATATCTGAAAGATTGTAGCTTTTTTATTTTGCCGAGCTTATTTGAGCCTTGGGCTGTGGTGGCACATGAATTTGCAGCCGCAGGATTCCCATTATTGCTAAGTTCAGCCGTTGGCGCAGCCTCTGCATTTTTGGAAGAAGGGAAAAACGGATACACATTTCTACCCGGAAACATTGATATGCTAAAAGAAAAGTTGTTACAAATGGCTGCCATGAGCCAAGAACAATACAATACTATGTCAGCACACAGTGTTTATTTGTCACAAAAAATCAATCCCGAGGGCTGGAGTCAAACCTTATTACAACTCATAACACAAGCGCCATGTGCGGAATAA
- the asnB gene encoding asparagine synthase (glutamine-hydrolyzing), which yields MSGINGIYKFGLESISEDILFKMNQAIGNGERDKYNSWIFQNMGISQIGKHPMESAIADGRYTVVTDGHLLNGKSLRKQLTDYEFQSDSDAETLIAAYNHWGASMTEHLEGKVAFAIADKKEYELFIARDRFGMAPLYYFLNENIFAFSSTIKGLLASGLFQPVFAKDRLPEYFRFGTIMDENTFVRNVKNFPPANSALFSNFIFDFTPYWQPLSTQTTEDNYETSKIKIKNLFIDSVSKNFETDAKTGIFLSGGIDSTAITAAARECTQGQIRTVNIGFDESNFSEAHYAKIVAQKFNTKHEEIRLKPDIFLEEIDNILNAYAFPSMDGANTYMVAQAAKRAGIDIGLSGLGGDELFCGYPIFSKIKPTQRYLYCMPTFIKKMLMSQLGHNSTMRKKKTIELLSLSKPDLASIYGVFRSLMSKDDCKNMANGYRTVINAQKFFKNKQNILSDISLAEFNYYMTPILLRDTAQMSVAHSLDTRAPFLDTQLAEYILSLPESYKTKTKQPKSLLVASLSDLLPMEIVNRKKMGFVLPWNHWLRNELSPYVQDAIYMLKETDILDAKKWQTAFDEFKSGKTNYNWNIFWGVVVLTHWLKRHGL from the coding sequence GTGAGCGGAATTAACGGTATATACAAATTTGGACTTGAAAGTATCTCCGAAGATATACTCTTCAAAATGAATCAAGCCATTGGAAACGGTGAAAGAGACAAGTACAATTCATGGATTTTTCAGAATATGGGTATTTCGCAAATTGGCAAGCACCCAATGGAATCGGCAATCGCAGACGGTAGATATACTGTGGTGACTGATGGTCATCTTTTGAATGGTAAGTCACTTAGAAAACAACTCACGGATTATGAATTTCAATCGGATTCTGACGCTGAAACCTTAATTGCAGCATACAACCATTGGGGTGCAAGCATGACAGAGCACCTTGAGGGTAAGGTTGCTTTTGCAATTGCTGACAAAAAGGAGTACGAACTTTTTATTGCTCGTGACAGGTTTGGCATGGCTCCATTATATTACTTTCTGAATGAAAACATTTTTGCTTTTTCTTCCACAATCAAAGGATTATTAGCATCCGGACTTTTTCAACCGGTATTTGCCAAAGATAGACTTCCTGAATATTTCAGGTTTGGAACCATAATGGATGAAAACACGTTTGTACGCAATGTCAAAAACTTTCCTCCTGCAAATAGTGCATTATTCTCCAATTTTATTTTTGATTTCACCCCTTACTGGCAGCCCCTTTCCACTCAGACAACAGAGGACAACTATGAAACAAGCAAAATCAAAATCAAAAATCTGTTTATTGATTCGGTTAGCAAAAATTTTGAAACTGACGCAAAGACCGGAATCTTCTTATCGGGCGGCATTGACTCCACCGCCATTACCGCTGCAGCAAGAGAGTGCACACAAGGGCAAATCAGAACTGTGAATATCGGGTTTGATGAAAGTAATTTTTCAGAAGCGCATTACGCAAAAATTGTTGCGCAAAAATTCAATACAAAACACGAAGAAATCAGACTAAAACCTGACATTTTTTTGGAAGAAATTGACAACATACTGAATGCTTATGCTTTTCCAAGTATGGACGGTGCAAACACCTACATGGTTGCACAAGCAGCCAAGAGAGCCGGCATTGATATCGGATTATCGGGTTTGGGAGGTGATGAACTTTTCTGCGGATATCCCATTTTTAGCAAAATCAAACCAACACAGAGATATCTCTACTGCATGCCCACTTTTATCAAAAAAATGCTCATGAGTCAATTGGGACATAATTCCACTATGCGAAAGAAGAAAACAATAGAGTTACTTTCATTGTCCAAACCTGATTTAGCAAGTATTTATGGTGTATTTAGAAGTTTAATGAGTAAGGATGATTGCAAAAACATGGCAAATGGTTATCGTACTGTCATCAATGCACAAAAGTTTTTCAAAAACAAACAAAATATACTCAGTGATATATCGCTGGCAGAGTTCAATTACTACATGACTCCAATTCTATTGCGGGATACCGCGCAGATGAGTGTCGCGCACTCATTGGACACGCGTGCTCCGTTTCTGGATACCCAACTTGCCGAATATATCCTTAGCCTCCCTGAGTCATACAAAACAAAGACAAAACAACCTAAGTCACTATTAGTAGCATCTCTGTCCGATTTATTACCAATGGAAATTGTAAATAGAAAAAAGATGGGATTTGTTTTACCTTGGAATCATTGGCTTCGAAACGAGCTTAGTCCTTACGTGCAAGACGCTATTTACATGCTCAAAGAAACGGATATTTTGGATGCTAAAAAGTGGCAAACAGCTTTTGATGAATTTAAATCAGGAAAAACAAACTACAATTGGAATATCTTCTGGGGTGTAGTTGTACTAACCCATTGGCTAAAAAGACACGGACTATGA